Proteins from a genomic interval of Candidatus Poribacteria bacterium:
- a CDS encoding SDR family oxidoreductase — protein MSLSGKVAIVVGAGQTPGETIGNGRATAIRFAKEGARVLLVDKRPESAEDTAQMIKEVDGEASVFGADITVEADCQAIIETCVSRYGRIDVLHNNVGIAAGDADTVDVTEANWELLMDINLKGMFLTIKHVLPVMRSQESGVIINISSTASLCTRPTMLAYKTSKAAINAMTQNLAIENAEYGVRVNAILPGLMDTPMAIERRVAERGVSHEVIRQERDEDVPLRQKMGSGWDVAAAATFLASDDARYITGVLLPVDGGLSAQVG, from the coding sequence ATGTCGCTCAGTGGTAAAGTCGCCATCGTCGTTGGGGCCGGGCAGACACCAGGAGAAACCATCGGCAACGGCAGGGCAACCGCGATTCGTTTCGCAAAGGAGGGAGCGCGGGTGCTTCTCGTTGACAAACGACCCGAATCCGCAGAGGATACCGCCCAGATGATAAAAGAAGTTGACGGCGAAGCCTCAGTTTTTGGTGCAGATATAACTGTTGAAGCGGATTGTCAGGCAATTATCGAAACCTGTGTTTCGCGCTACGGGCGGATAGATGTTTTGCATAACAACGTCGGGATCGCAGCGGGGGATGCTGACACGGTTGATGTGACTGAAGCAAATTGGGAACTATTGATGGACATCAACCTCAAAGGCATGTTTCTCACCATCAAGCATGTCCTGCCGGTGATGCGATCTCAAGAGTCGGGGGTCATTATCAATATCTCCTCAACAGCGTCGCTCTGCACTCGACCGACCATGCTCGCATACAAAACCAGCAAGGCTGCGATCAATGCGATGACACAAAACCTCGCCATCGAAAATGCGGAATACGGAGTTCGCGTAAATGCGATCTTGCCCGGTCTGATGGATACCCCTATGGCAATTGAGCGGCGGGTAGCGGAGCGGGGGGTGAGCCACGAAGTTATCCGTCAGGAACGGGACGAAGATGTCCCGCTTCGCCAAAAGATGGGTTCCGGCTGGGATGTCGCGGCTGCAGCGACGTTCCTCGCGTCCGATGATGCGCGGTACATCACAGGGGTGCTTCTCCCCGTTGACGGCGGCTTGAGTGCACAGGTTGGATAA
- a CDS encoding carboxymuconolactone decarboxylase family protein gives GRAPEDLLNSEGGMSGPFNPWLRSPVLGNAAQRLGETVRFESALSPQLRELAILIVAAKWKAQYEWWAHEKIARREGLNERIIEGIKAETLPDCSNPTETVVYNFARELLDEHRVSDHLYDEAVELLGEAEVV, from the coding sequence GGACGGGCTCCCGAAGATCTCCTCAACTCAGAAGGAGGGATGAGCGGTCCATTCAACCCGTGGCTCAGAAGTCCTGTGCTGGGCAATGCGGCACAACGGCTCGGTGAAACCGTCCGCTTTGAAAGTGCGCTCTCACCACAGCTACGAGAACTTGCAATCTTAATCGTTGCCGCCAAATGGAAGGCGCAGTATGAGTGGTGGGCACATGAGAAAATCGCCAGACGCGAGGGCTTGAATGAACGGATAATAGAGGGCATCAAGGCGGAGACACTCCCAGATTGCTCTAACCCAACCGAGACAGTGGTCTATAACTTTGCCCGCGAATTGCTCGACGAACATCGCGTGTCAGACCATCTATACGATGAGGCGGTTGAACTGCTCGGTGAAGCGGAGGTTGTGG